The Synergistaceae bacterium genome includes a window with the following:
- a CDS encoding TAXI family TRAP transporter solute-binding subunit translates to MKKIISLALVLAMILTCSAFAADKGGLPGGTKLIFGTGGAQGTYYGLGGVLAGKIGETTSTTVTAITSGGSKANIEAMEDGDVQIAFAQSDVAAYAYRGTRLFDSKVTNFSTVANLYMEQVQIITLNPEIKTVADLKDKSVSVGAAGSGVYFNAVDVLKAYGLDIDKDIKPTYQSFGDSVEALQDGKIDAAFIVAGAPTTAVTSLAATKKIYLVGLDDEHILSLMTESPYYSKNIIKKDVYGLDNDVETVAVGAVIIARDDVSEADVYNFLYGIFENLDEITAAHAKGAELNLNFAVSYSAVPYHKGAVKYFGEKDLNVAGK, encoded by the coding sequence ATGAAGAAAATCATTTCTCTTGCGTTAGTTCTTGCTATGATTTTAACGTGTTCGGCATTTGCTGCTGATAAAGGCGGACTTCCGGGCGGGACAAAATTAATTTTTGGAACTGGCGGTGCACAAGGTACTTATTACGGACTGGGCGGAGTTCTTGCGGGCAAAATCGGCGAGACAACTTCAACGACTGTAACGGCTATAACTTCCGGCGGATCTAAGGCAAATATTGAGGCAATGGAAGACGGCGACGTGCAAATTGCTTTTGCTCAATCGGACGTAGCTGCATATGCTTACAGAGGCACGAGATTATTTGACTCCAAAGTTACAAATTTCTCAACCGTAGCAAATTTATACATGGAACAAGTGCAGATTATAACGCTTAATCCCGAAATTAAGACAGTTGCAGATCTCAAGGACAAAAGTGTATCAGTCGGTGCGGCAGGTTCAGGCGTTTATTTCAATGCTGTTGACGTGTTAAAGGCTTATGGGCTCGATATTGACAAGGACATTAAGCCCACTTATCAGTCATTCGGCGACAGTGTAGAAGCACTACAGGACGGCAAAATTGACGCGGCTTTTATCGTTGCCGGAGCTCCTACCACTGCAGTAACTTCACTCGCAGCAACTAAGAAAATTTATCTTGTCGGACTTGATGACGAGCATATTTTATCGCTCATGACAGAATCCCCGTATTACAGCAAGAATATTATCAAGAAAGACGTTTACGGACTTGATAATGACGTTGAAACAGTTGCAGTCGGTGCCGTAATAATTGCCCGCGATGATGTCTCAGAAGCAGACGTGTATAATTTCTTGTATGGAATATTTGAGAATCTTGACGAGATCACAGCAGCCCACGCAAAGGGAGCAGAATTAAATTTGAATTTCGCAGTGTCATATTCAGCAGTTCCCTATCATAAAGGAGCAGTAAAATATTTCGGCGAGAAAGATCTTAACGTTGCAGGCAAATAA
- a CDS encoding mechanosensitive ion channel: protein MKKFLLALILVFALAWPCFSAENTEDKSSDYVTDLQKAISSDIGKLRESINKELESIKLGSADIAARIAEIAILTEKSSDDMAAWGYNDEQKELHTRVLSELSVAYAAYSALVQSANSNNQENKTEDKDADSLGTVKSPDINMSDSLRQEIIKVSRGFDVQLFSLQSKLDKLKIDLADATNLQKKLKEAQEGGEGLELPRTHVLQLEEARVNVALTTLQVRTLRKGFDLNVAEFKRLRGRLEAMQDKLIFPQELLDANLEKLQTRITELMTELNDARKSLGSANSSLVRARANLGSADIMPLTNASAIYLSRSARVTYWEHMVSLLDYEIAINREIQQVWRERFKLFHDTASGEEIWKLGDSAKIRIQELNRELEGIRTMEDTILHQIEARQGQANAEGITSMIQQEILRSIENQRKIITEIYDRYESLIPTAVFYQQRLQSEANDNISAIRIAEKVSSFSQETIMNFLNTELWQGEGYSVTVGKLIIAILVFLSSFFLSSWGSHWIKRRMLRRVKSSITAANAVQRIVFYILWVAFALIALNILEIPLTAFAFMGGAIAVGLGFGMQNIFNNLISGFIVIFSRPFKVNDMIEVSGISGMVDDIGSRSTTIRTYDGLDVILPNRYFLENSVTNWTRTDLKKREILQVGVSYDSDSRKVEKLLNEIVNEHSKVLKDPAPFVIFKNFGNDALEFEVYYWFELKSSSGLKISSDLRHHIAAVFNKEGINIPYPQRDIHIINDDANKLTLDKDNADSDSKPESGEIKNV from the coding sequence GTGAAAAAATTTTTACTTGCATTAATTCTAGTTTTCGCACTTGCTTGGCCGTGTTTTAGTGCCGAGAATACAGAAGATAAATCATCGGATTATGTAACTGATTTGCAGAAAGCAATAAGCTCGGATATAGGCAAATTGCGCGAGTCGATTAATAAAGAGTTAGAATCTATCAAATTAGGCAGTGCAGATATTGCAGCAAGAATCGCAGAAATAGCAATCCTCACAGAAAAATCTTCAGACGATATGGCCGCATGGGGTTATAACGATGAGCAGAAAGAATTACACACTAGAGTTTTATCGGAATTGAGCGTGGCTTATGCTGCATATAGTGCGCTAGTTCAGAGTGCAAACTCAAATAATCAGGAAAACAAGACCGAAGACAAAGACGCTGACTCACTCGGCACTGTTAAATCGCCTGATATTAATATGAGTGATTCTTTACGTCAGGAAATTATAAAAGTTTCTCGCGGATTTGATGTGCAGTTATTTTCTTTGCAGTCAAAACTTGACAAATTAAAAATTGATTTGGCCGATGCAACGAATTTGCAGAAAAAATTAAAGGAAGCTCAAGAGGGCGGAGAAGGTCTCGAACTCCCTAGAACACACGTTTTACAGCTTGAGGAAGCACGCGTAAATGTTGCTTTAACAACTCTTCAGGTCAGGACACTGAGAAAAGGATTTGATCTCAATGTCGCAGAATTTAAAAGATTGCGCGGCAGACTCGAGGCAATGCAGGACAAATTAATATTTCCGCAGGAATTACTTGATGCAAATCTCGAAAAATTGCAGACTCGTATAACTGAACTAATGACGGAATTAAACGATGCTCGTAAATCACTGGGTTCCGCAAATTCTTCACTTGTTAGGGCGCGGGCGAATTTGGGTTCAGCTGATATTATGCCTCTGACAAATGCGTCTGCAATTTATTTATCTCGTTCTGCTAGAGTAACTTACTGGGAGCATATGGTCTCATTGCTTGATTACGAAATCGCAATAAATCGCGAAATTCAACAGGTTTGGCGCGAAAGATTCAAATTATTTCATGATACAGCGAGCGGCGAAGAAATTTGGAAGTTAGGCGACTCGGCAAAAATAAGAATCCAAGAATTAAACAGGGAACTCGAAGGGATTCGCACTATGGAAGATACTATATTGCACCAGATCGAGGCTCGTCAAGGACAGGCCAACGCTGAAGGAATAACGAGCATGATTCAGCAGGAAATCTTACGCTCTATAGAGAATCAGCGCAAAATCATTACTGAAATCTATGATAGATACGAGTCATTAATTCCCACTGCAGTTTTTTATCAGCAAAGACTGCAAAGCGAGGCAAACGACAATATAAGCGCAATCAGGATCGCCGAAAAAGTAAGCTCATTCAGTCAAGAAACTATTATGAATTTCTTAAACACTGAACTATGGCAGGGCGAGGGCTATTCTGTAACAGTCGGAAAATTAATTATTGCAATTCTCGTATTTCTTTCGAGCTTCTTTCTTAGTTCATGGGGCAGCCACTGGATAAAGCGCAGAATGTTGCGGCGCGTGAAATCAAGTATTACAGCTGCTAATGCCGTGCAGAGAATAGTATTCTATATTTTATGGGTAGCATTTGCTTTGATTGCGTTAAATATTTTAGAGATTCCCTTAACGGCCTTTGCTTTCATGGGCGGTGCTATTGCGGTCGGTCTAGGCTTTGGAATGCAGAATATATTTAATAACTTAATCAGCGGCTTTATCGTAATTTTCTCGCGTCCCTTCAAAGTTAATGACATGATAGAAGTATCGGGAATTTCCGGAATGGTCGACGATATCGGCTCGCGTTCTACTACAATACGGACTTATGACGGGCTTGATGTAATATTGCCGAACAGATATTTTCTTGAGAATAGCGTTACTAACTGGACTCGTACAGATCTCAAGAAACGCGAAATCTTGCAAGTCGGAGTCTCATATGATTCAGACAGCCGCAAAGTTGAGAAATTATTAAATGAAATTGTGAACGAGCATTCAAAAGTGTTAAAGGATCCCGCCCCGTTCGTGATATTTAAGAATTTCGGTAATGACGCATTAGAATTTGAAGTATATTACTGGTTCGAGCTTAAATCATCGTCAGGCCTGAAAATTTCAAGTGATTTAAGACATCATATTGCGGCAGTCTTTAATAAAGAAGGAATTAATATTCCCTACCCGCAGAGAGATATTCATATTATTAACGACGATGCAAATAAATTGACCCTAGATAAAGATAATGCAGACTCGGACTCAAAACCTGAAAGCGGCGAAATAAAAAATGTCTGA
- a CDS encoding PrpF protein — MSDSVIKLPVTIMRGGTSKGVYILEQDLPANKDEWEKILLRLMGSPDSKQIDGLGGSYSVTSKAAIIKKSANPDADVDYTFAQVSVDKPLVSYKGNCGNISSGVGPFAIEKGLVKANDGVTTVRVFNTNTQKIIAEEVQTPGGEVAYSGDFYIAGVPGTASPVKLKFVNPSGTLGHGLLPTGNVIDTLDVPGFGNVKVSIVDAANPLVFVKANDVGLTGKELPDDLNSKPEMLDLLEKIRGLAAVKLGLIDDYTKSAWDTPGIPKMTIVSEAEDYITSDGKEISRRKIDLLSRMMSMQKPHPSYAMTGAMCTAAAAVTPGSIVNQVLAKNADTQFIRIGHPAGILECGADFRLEDGSNVPVIDDTFGFRTANYLMDGTARIRL, encoded by the coding sequence ATGTCAGACAGCGTTATAAAGCTGCCAGTAACTATTATGCGCGGCGGCACAAGTAAGGGAGTCTATATTCTCGAACAAGATTTACCAGCGAATAAAGACGAGTGGGAGAAAATATTATTGCGCTTAATGGGAAGTCCTGACTCAAAGCAGATTGACGGGCTCGGCGGTTCGTATTCAGTAACAAGCAAAGCAGCTATAATCAAGAAATCAGCTAATCCCGATGCAGATGTAGATTATACTTTCGCGCAGGTTTCAGTCGATAAGCCCCTAGTCAGCTATAAAGGCAATTGCGGGAATATCTCATCAGGTGTCGGACCGTTTGCAATCGAAAAAGGACTCGTCAAGGCAAATGACGGCGTTACAACAGTAAGAGTCTTTAACACGAACACTCAAAAAATTATCGCCGAAGAAGTTCAGACACCGGGCGGAGAAGTTGCTTACTCAGGAGATTTCTATATCGCTGGAGTCCCCGGCACTGCCTCACCCGTAAAATTAAAATTTGTGAATCCTTCAGGAACTTTAGGGCATGGACTTTTACCGACCGGAAATGTGATAGATACTCTTGACGTTCCCGGCTTTGGAAATGTTAAGGTTTCAATTGTTGACGCTGCTAATCCCCTAGTGTTCGTTAAGGCTAATGATGTCGGCTTGACTGGTAAGGAATTACCCGACGATTTGAATTCTAAACCGGAAATGCTTGACTTGCTCGAAAAAATTCGCGGTCTTGCTGCTGTAAAACTGGGACTCATTGACGACTACACAAAATCAGCATGGGACACTCCGGGAATTCCCAAGATGACAATTGTAAGCGAGGCCGAAGATTATATTACTTCAGACGGTAAAGAAATTTCGCGCAGAAAAATTGATTTATTATCACGCATGATGTCAATGCAGAAGCCTCACCCTTCATACGCAATGACGGGGGCAATGTGTACGGCAGCGGCGGCAGTTACTCCGGGAAGTATCGTAAATCAGGTCTTAGCAAAGAACGCGGACACTCAATTTATAAGAATCGGCCATCCTGCGGGAATTCTCGAATGCGGCGCAGATTTCAGACTTGAAGACGGCTCAAATGTTCCTGTAATTGATGACACTTTCGGCTTCAGGACAGCGAATTATTTAATGGACGGTACAGCAAGAATCAGGCTCTAA
- a CDS encoding GTPase domain-containing protein, whose product MAGKISSVKENLTQIIDNFIRFKSLSQQVLNDKEFAADFTELSQVIQESNHFVSDSDEIRNNLTNIQNRLSRDTLNIAVIGRARQGKSRLLQTITGLSSEEIPDGNQAFCTGVRSDIINHPSASEAYAIVNFLTEERFIDENIAPYFLELQKYKPDLFTPMSISEFRNFVLPEPGSFKANPEDITQMNLHLQHLKELQEHLSQYRDYIGRSPARITRKEIREYAAQDNSQGERVYFKHMAVDRVEIFCRFPNSDVGALRLIDLPGLGDTRIGDVERVVKALRDQVDLVLFLSKPNNSGAAWQDNEIHLYSQARRALGEKLPIERWAFWVFNHDSRPGADNLTQCEVLQNSMRAAQISTADNIIVDCTDSQEVSSKLIDKALDHLAANISRNDREYTENIQADLNNLIQDLRSNIKRVQNILRDDSSFDDNDSGIFDSLFDELWDELREDLQACVEDGSELRQNRENPCEPLKNCIESILDNEESSDITISEDELKKSSRRLGGLGSAYEDYLHQLRTGLSSKMQKNLDDILDKVLDGTKDKLCYILSVTGRLEKRFKIRDHNLFSELINFIDISGMSKDLPTLLGGFELVNNWSMSYRSFIQHRIRSSLNALDPLDSECLALGSPMNETQAFENLNELYRQAIYKLRTEFDGIYSEPNKAAFAIAEEFKDIMIRPHDTKDNRPRLINQWRKFYRSIKGDIWPEEYGNSQRKRDICSKLRVPVMSLADLLNSDFNFLA is encoded by the coding sequence ATGGCCGGAAAAATTTCAAGCGTTAAAGAGAATCTCACTCAAATTATAGATAACTTTATTAGATTCAAGTCCCTTTCTCAGCAAGTTTTGAATGATAAAGAGTTCGCAGCTGATTTTACCGAGCTTTCACAAGTCATTCAAGAATCAAATCATTTTGTCAGTGATTCAGACGAAATAAGAAATAATTTAACGAACATACAAAACCGTTTAAGCCGAGACACGTTAAATATTGCAGTAATAGGACGAGCAAGACAGGGCAAAAGCAGACTCTTACAAACTATAACGGGACTAAGTTCCGAAGAAATCCCCGACGGCAATCAAGCATTTTGCACAGGTGTCCGCAGTGATATAATTAATCATCCTTCAGCAAGTGAGGCATATGCAATTGTAAATTTTTTGACTGAAGAAAGATTTATAGACGAAAATATTGCGCCTTACTTCTTAGAATTACAGAAATACAAGCCCGATTTATTTACGCCGATGTCAATATCTGAATTTAGAAATTTTGTTTTGCCTGAGCCCGGCAGCTTCAAAGCAAATCCAGAAGATATAACGCAAATGAACTTACATTTACAGCACTTGAAGGAATTGCAGGAACATTTAAGCCAGTATCGCGACTATATAGGGAGGTCTCCGGCTCGAATAACCCGCAAAGAAATACGCGAATATGCTGCGCAGGATAATTCACAGGGCGAACGTGTTTATTTCAAGCATATGGCAGTCGACAGAGTAGAAATTTTTTGCAGATTCCCAAATTCCGACGTCGGAGCATTAAGACTTATAGATTTGCCTGGCTTAGGAGATACCAGAATCGGCGACGTTGAAAGAGTCGTTAAAGCATTGCGGGATCAGGTTGATTTAGTATTATTTCTCTCAAAGCCAAATAACTCCGGAGCAGCATGGCAGGATAACGAAATACATTTATACAGTCAGGCAAGAAGGGCACTCGGTGAAAAATTGCCAATTGAACGCTGGGCTTTCTGGGTATTCAATCACGACTCAAGGCCGGGCGCAGATAATTTGACTCAGTGTGAAGTCCTGCAAAATTCCATGAGAGCCGCGCAAATTTCTACAGCAGATAATATTATAGTAGACTGCACTGACTCTCAAGAAGTATCAAGCAAGTTAATTGATAAAGCACTCGATCACTTGGCCGCAAATATTTCAAGAAATGACCGCGAATACACGGAAAATATACAGGCCGATTTAAATAATTTGATTCAAGACCTGCGCAGCAATATAAAACGTGTACAGAATATTTTACGCGATGACAGCAGCTTTGATGACAATGACAGCGGGATATTTGACTCATTATTTGACGAGTTATGGGACGAACTGCGGGAAGATTTACAGGCTTGTGTAGAAGACGGCTCAGAATTACGCCAGAATCGTGAAAATCCCTGCGAGCCCCTGAAAAATTGTATAGAGTCAATCTTAGACAATGAAGAGAGCAGCGATATTACAATTTCTGAAGACGAATTAAAGAAATCTTCACGGCGACTCGGCGGTTTAGGCTCGGCTTATGAAGACTATTTACACCAGTTACGAACGGGACTCAGCAGCAAAATGCAAAAGAATCTTGATGATATTCTTGATAAAGTTTTAGACGGGACTAAGGACAAATTATGTTATATTTTAAGCGTTACAGGAAGGCTTGAGAAACGTTTTAAAATCAGGGATCATAATTTATTCAGCGAGCTAATAAATTTTATAGACATTTCCGGAATGAGTAAAGATCTCCCGACATTATTAGGAGGCTTTGAGCTTGTTAATAACTGGTCAATGAGTTATCGCAGCTTTATTCAGCACCGTATAAGAAGCTCGCTTAATGCACTTGATCCGCTTGATAGTGAGTGCCTCGCGCTGGGTTCGCCCATGAATGAGACTCAAGCATTCGAGAATCTCAACGAACTTTACAGGCAGGCAATTTACAAATTAAGGACTGAATTTGACGGGATTTATTCCGAGCCTAACAAGGCAGCATTTGCCATAGCTGAAGAATTCAAGGATATAATGATTCGTCCGCATGACACTAAAGATAACAGGCCGAGACTAATTAATCAGTGGCGCAAGTTTTACCGTTCAATTAAGGGCGATATATGGCCTGAAGAGTACGGGAATTCGCAGAGAAAGCGCGATATTTGCTCAAAATTGAGGGTTCCTGTAATGAGTCTGGCTGACTTGCTGAACTCAGATTTTAATTTTCTTGCTTAG
- a CDS encoding flavocytochrome c translates to MKSKKGIFFLVSVLAIILIIINTPRDSDNSITGTGTGNGYGGKDSITVTVMLKDGKISNVTASGPNETQGIGSNAIEKMPAQMVEKNSITVDGVTGATISSTGILQAAEAALKAAGVNPEDFKAKNIAAKTDTPSQVPVEDKEFNTDIVIVGAGGAGMVAAITAADSGQKVILIEKQSMVGGNSVRATGGMNATHTPEQDNNKFTEEAGVEKTLKAAEKFANNQIITELAKTVKSQWDNYKANPAGYFDSVELMQLDTLIGGHGINNPELVKIFTENAADAIKWLKTIDIDLSSVGAFGGASVKRIHRPLNEQKKVVSVGAYMIPKLLAACKARENITLMTDTAATAILANKEGQATGILAKGSDGGKIIINSKAVILAAGGFGANLKMVSIFKPELEGFMTTNAPGATGEVITMAQTLGAAVVDMKQIQIHPTVEANTASLITEGLRGDGAILVNTQGRRFTDETGTRDAVSAAEIAQPGSFSWLIVDSKMADASNVIKGYISKGFTKEGNTYDELAKNIDIPAEIFTETMIKWNDNVNSRKDPDFNRTSFAAPLDKAPFYAIKVTAGIHHTMGGLKIDGQTRVLKGDGSIIPGLFAAGEITGGIHGGNRLGGNAVADFVIFGRIAGQNAAKF, encoded by the coding sequence ATGAAATCAAAGAAGGGAATATTTTTTCTTGTGTCAGTGCTGGCGATTATCTTAATAATTATCAATACTCCGAGAGACAGCGATAATTCAATCACAGGCACGGGAACAGGCAACGGCTACGGCGGGAAGGATTCAATCACTGTAACTGTAATGCTTAAGGATGGCAAAATCTCAAATGTTACAGCAAGCGGCCCGAATGAAACTCAGGGTATAGGCTCAAACGCGATCGAGAAAATGCCCGCTCAAATGGTCGAGAAAAATTCTATCACGGTCGACGGAGTAACAGGTGCTACAATAAGTTCAACGGGAATTCTACAGGCAGCAGAAGCAGCACTAAAAGCCGCCGGAGTCAATCCTGAAGACTTCAAAGCGAAAAATATAGCAGCAAAAACTGATACGCCCTCACAAGTTCCAGTTGAAGACAAAGAATTTAACACGGATATTGTCATAGTCGGAGCAGGCGGGGCAGGAATGGTCGCAGCAATCACAGCAGCTGATTCAGGGCAAAAAGTTATCTTAATCGAGAAACAGTCAATGGTCGGCGGAAATTCTGTCAGAGCTACAGGCGGAATGAATGCGACTCACACTCCCGAACAAGATAATAATAAATTCACGGAAGAAGCAGGAGTCGAGAAAACTTTAAAGGCTGCCGAGAAATTTGCGAATAATCAAATTATCACAGAACTTGCTAAAACCGTTAAATCTCAATGGGACAATTACAAAGCTAATCCGGCGGGATATTTTGACTCGGTCGAGTTAATGCAGCTTGATACTTTAATCGGCGGTCATGGAATAAATAATCCCGAACTCGTTAAAATTTTCACGGAAAATGCAGCAGACGCAATTAAATGGCTCAAAACTATAGATATAGATTTAAGCTCGGTCGGTGCATTCGGGGGCGCGTCAGTCAAGAGAATTCACAGGCCCTTAAACGAACAGAAAAAAGTAGTCTCTGTAGGTGCTTATATGATTCCTAAACTTTTAGCAGCCTGCAAAGCCCGTGAAAATATAACTTTAATGACTGACACGGCAGCAACGGCAATTTTAGCAAATAAAGAAGGCCAAGCGACTGGAATTCTCGCAAAAGGTTCGGACGGCGGGAAGATAATAATTAATTCAAAGGCTGTAATACTTGCTGCGGGAGGATTCGGGGCAAATTTGAAAATGGTCTCGATATTCAAGCCTGAACTTGAAGGATTTATGACTACAAACGCACCCGGAGCAACTGGAGAAGTTATAACAATGGCACAAACTCTCGGCGCGGCAGTCGTTGACATGAAACAAATTCAGATTCACCCTACAGTTGAAGCTAACACGGCATCACTCATAACAGAAGGACTCAGGGGCGACGGGGCTATACTCGTTAATACGCAGGGGCGGCGCTTTACGGACGAGACGGGAACACGCGACGCAGTATCAGCGGCAGAAATTGCACAGCCCGGTTCATTCTCATGGCTCATAGTTGACTCGAAAATGGCGGACGCTTCAAATGTCATTAAAGGCTATATTTCCAAAGGCTTCACGAAAGAGGGCAATACTTACGACGAATTAGCAAAAAATATTGACATTCCCGCAGAAATTTTCACAGAGACAATGATAAAATGGAATGACAATGTAAATTCACGCAAAGATCCTGACTTTAACCGGACGAGTTTTGCGGCTCCGTTAGATAAAGCACCGTTTTACGCTATAAAAGTTACAGCGGGGATCCATCACACAATGGGCGGCTTAAAAATTGACGGTCAAACGAGAGTACTCAAAGGCGACGGATCAATAATTCCGGGACTTTTCGCGGCTGGAGAAATCACAGGGGGAATTCACGGAGGCAACAGGCTCGGCGGGAACGCTGTAGCGGATTTCGTTATATTTGGCCGCATTGCAGGACAGAACGCAGCAAAATTTTAA
- a CDS encoding TRAP transporter permease, whose translation MSEDDKILTSQEIAQIEADVDAVMKRYDRESNTRIWEGTPAVIVRWVSALFSLYCIYVTLFSTAMPEIRLNIFLGLILIIGYLHYPIRKANGVLKTGLDDSISISFKFDMISRVNSIPFYDVIIMIAGAIPFFYFACNAESIIKLALRVTSPRNPNYYIMITMALVGILAAMELCRRCVGIPILCVVGALMIYAFSTVRFGKVIYDLFYSTGDGLRSTPIEVCAKYIVVFIIFGAFLERTGISKFFIDLANAIAGASAGGPAKVAVISSALCGMVSGSSVGNTVTTGSVTIPMMKRTGYKAEFAGAVEAAASTGGQIMPPIMGAAAFLMAEYMGIPYSQVALKAILPAVLYFAGIYIAVHLEAKKLGLKGIPREELPRIIKLLPKIYLLLPLIILVIMVSLNIYTMQFSAAIAIGAAILVGLLNSEERITFKKIIDALEAGGKGTITVAAACAMAGLVAGCITSTGLASELITMVVNISGGHAFIALILTMICCIILGMGVPTTANYCIMAATCAPILMSPAIGIEKICAHFFVFYFGIVADITPPVALAAYAGSAIAKAPPMKTAFNATRLAVAAFIVPYIFAFTPAMLFENVSPLINIVNAGPVLTNFLIVLEIILICATALLGIFGVAAALNGYLYGNMNILMRLIICAGGLSMLIPGILTDLIGFILVGFVFIVQYMKRNK comes from the coding sequence ATGTCAGAAGACGACAAAATTTTAACGAGTCAGGAAATAGCGCAGATTGAGGCAGACGTTGACGCAGTAATGAAACGTTATGACCGCGAGTCAAATACTCGAATCTGGGAAGGAACTCCGGCTGTAATTGTGCGGTGGGTGTCGGCTTTGTTCTCGTTATATTGTATTTATGTAACTTTATTCAGCACAGCAATGCCCGAAATAAGATTAAATATTTTTCTCGGCTTAATATTAATAATCGGCTATTTACATTATCCCATTCGTAAAGCAAATGGAGTCTTAAAAACTGGCTTGGATGACTCGATTTCTATATCATTTAAATTTGACATGATTTCGCGGGTTAATTCAATACCATTTTATGACGTTATAATCATGATAGCCGGGGCAATCCCATTTTTTTATTTTGCCTGTAACGCAGAAAGTATCATAAAACTTGCTTTGCGTGTAACTAGTCCGAGAAATCCGAATTATTATATTATGATAACTATGGCACTAGTCGGAATCTTAGCGGCTATGGAATTATGCAGGCGGTGCGTGGGAATTCCCATTTTATGCGTAGTAGGTGCGTTAATGATTTATGCGTTCTCTACTGTGAGATTTGGAAAAGTAATTTACGATTTATTTTACTCGACGGGGGACGGCCTGAGAAGCACTCCGATTGAAGTATGTGCAAAATATATCGTAGTGTTTATAATATTCGGAGCATTTCTTGAGAGAACGGGAATATCAAAATTTTTCATTGATCTAGCAAATGCCATCGCCGGAGCAAGTGCAGGAGGTCCCGCAAAAGTCGCCGTTATCTCGTCAGCACTATGCGGAATGGTGTCGGGTTCATCAGTGGGCAATACTGTAACGACTGGATCTGTAACTATTCCAATGATGAAGCGCACGGGATATAAAGCTGAATTTGCCGGAGCAGTCGAGGCCGCCGCGTCAACAGGTGGTCAAATAATGCCGCCCATAATGGGAGCAGCTGCTTTCTTGATGGCCGAATATATGGGAATTCCATACTCACAAGTCGCACTAAAAGCAATCTTGCCGGCAGTGTTATATTTTGCGGGGATTTATATAGCCGTTCACTTGGAAGCAAAGAAATTAGGCCTTAAGGGAATCCCTAGAGAAGAACTCCCGCGAATTATAAAACTTTTACCGAAAATTTATTTATTGCTGCCGTTAATTATACTTGTAATAATGGTCTCGCTGAATATTTATACTATGCAGTTTTCTGCGGCGATTGCTATAGGCGCGGCGATTCTGGTAGGCTTGCTTAACAGTGAAGAGCGAATAACATTCAAGAAAATTATTGATGCACTTGAGGCGGGCGGAAAAGGTACTATAACAGTGGCTGCGGCTTGTGCTATGGCGGGACTTGTTGCGGGCTGTATAACTTCAACGGGGCTTGCGTCAGAATTAATTACAATGGTCGTAAATATTTCGGGCGGACATGCTTTTATTGCGTTAATTCTCACGATGATTTGCTGCATAATTCTGGGAATGGGAGTTCCCACGACTGCGAATTATTGTATAATGGCTGCGACTTGTGCGCCGATTTTGATGTCGCCTGCTATAGGGATCGAGAAAATTTGCGCGCATTTCTTTGTGTTCTATTTCGGAATCGTAGCAGATATTACGCCCCCGGTGGCACTGGCAGCTTATGCAGGGTCGGCAATTGCTAAAGCTCCACCCATGAAGACGGCTTTTAATGCGACAAGACTCGCGGTTGCAGCGTTTATTGTGCCTTATATATTTGCGTTTACACCTGCTATGTTATTCGAGAATGTCAGCCCGTTAATTAATATAGTAAATGCCGGGCCGGTATTGACAAATTTCTTAATAGTTTTAGAGATTATATTAATTTGCGCGACTGCATTATTAGGCATATTCGGAGTAGCTGCGGCACTTAACGGCTATCTTTACGGAAATATGAATATTTTAATGCGGTTAATAATTTGCGCGGGCGGCTTGAGTATGCTAATTCCGGGAATATTAACGGACTTAATCGGGTTTATTCTAGTCGGCTTTGTATTTATTGTGCAGTATATGAAGAGAAATAAATAA
- a CDS encoding DNA-binding transcriptional regulator — MSDTWKDSQTDNLCRAFLKLQNIDEIYNFLEDIATINEIKAMAQRLEVAKLLTESKNYSEIVSKTGASTATISRVKKCLDYGSGGYKSVLNKS, encoded by the coding sequence ATGTCTGACACATGGAAGGATTCACAGACTGATAATTTATGCCGGGCTTTCTTGAAATTGCAAAATATTGACGAGATATATAATTTTCTTGAAGATATTGCGACTATTAACGAGATTAAAGCAATGGCTCAACGTTTGGAAGTAGCGAAATTATTGACGGAGTCAAAAAATTATTCTGAAATCGTGAGTAAAACAGGAGCCAGCACAGCAACTATAAGCCGAGTCAAAAAATGTCTTGATTACGGCAGCGGCGGTTATAAATCGGTCTTGAATAAATCTTGA